The following are encoded together in the Euryarchaeota archaeon genome:
- a CDS encoding helix-turn-helix transcriptional regulator translates to METLGRKWSVLVIGIVGNKARTRFHVLQAALPGISPRTLTDRLRELEEQGIVERQAYPEIPPRVEYSLTRQGEILRDALIPLLEWAAARVR, encoded by the coding sequence ATGGAAACATTGGGCAGAAAGTGGTCCGTCCTCGTCATCGGGATCGTGGGCAACAAGGCGCGAACGCGTTTCCACGTCCTCCAAGCAGCTCTCCCGGGGATATCGCCCCGAACCCTCACTGACCGGCTGCGGGAACTGGAAGAGCAGGGCATAGTGGAACGCCAAGCATATCCGGAGATCCCGCCACGCGTCGAGTATTCCTTGACGCGCCAGGGCGAGATCCTGAGAGACGCGCTCATTCCGCTACTGGAATGGGCGGCGGCACGCGTGCGTTGA